GTTTATTAATTAAAATTAGTTTAATCAATTAAGTAACTTTAAAATAAGATTTATTTAAAATTTAAAGTTTATTTTCAGGCCATCCATGATCTCCTATCATAGGAACAAAAGCAACTCCGCCAATTGATTTTTTATCAAATTCTTCCTCTGATTTTCTGGTAATACAGATAAGGTCCTGAAGATATCTGTGCTCTCCAACAGGAATTAACAGAATTCCACCAATTTTAAGCTGCTCTTTTAATGGTTCTGGTAATTTAGGGGCACTGGCAGTGCCGTATATTCTATCAAAAGGTGCTTCTTCAGAATATCCTTTTGTTCCGTCTCCCAGAATTACTGTTATATTTTCAGAGTATCCTGTTCTCTTTAAATTTTCTTTTGCTGTTTCTGCAAGAGATTCTATTCTTTCTATACTGTATAAATGTCCTTTTTTGCCTAGTATTTCTGCAACAACAGCAGCATTATATCCAAAACCAGTTCCAATTTCTAAAACTTTCATACCCTCTTCCAGGGAAAGTATTTCACATATCATTGCCACCATGTGAGGTGCTGAGATAGTTTGACCTTCTCCAATCGGAAGAGGTTGATCAGCATATGCATAAGGCCTATTTGAAGCGGGTAGAAATTCTTCTCTTGGAACTTTCTCCATTGCCTTTCTAACTTTCTCTGTTTTAATATATCCCATTTCTGAAAGTCTTCTTACAAGTTCAATTCTTTCATTTTCCATCATACTAATTTAGAGCTTAAATCATAATTATATCTTACTGATTTATCTAAAGGTTTTCCATAAACTCTTTTTGTTACATAAGCCTTTGCAAAGCCCTTTCTGACCTTTCTTTCAATTGTTTTTATTGAATTCACTCTAAAAATAAGATTTCCAAGTTTAATTACATCTCCAACATGGAATTCAAAGTCTCTGTCAACTTCAACTTTCTTAGATATAATTCTACCTCCAAAATCCACTGAAATCCCAATCCTTGCCGGTATATCAAGTGAAGATGCCCAGATAGTATTTATTTCATTGACATTACTTTTGTTTGTTCTTCCTCCTCTTTTTGTTTCAATTGATGTTATTTCAACTTTTTTATCTTCAAATTCAAGAACATCCCCCAAACTAAGTTCTTCATCTGGATAAAGCTTAATAAAACCCTTACTGGAAGATTCGAATTCACTGATAACAATCCGTACATCAACTGGTTTTTCT
This portion of the Methanobacterium sp. genome encodes:
- a CDS encoding protein-L-isoaspartate O-methyltransferase; this translates as MENERIELVRRLSEMGYIKTEKVRKAMEKVPREEFLPASNRPYAYADQPLPIGEGQTISAPHMVAMICEILSLEEGMKVLEIGTGFGYNAAVVAEILGKKGHLYSIERIESLAETAKENLKRTGYSENITVILGDGTKGYSEEAPFDRIYGTASAPKLPEPLKEQLKIGGILLIPVGEHRYLQDLICITRKSEEEFDKKSIGGVAFVPMIGDHGWPENKL
- a CDS encoding HVO_0476 family zinc finger protein, which gives rise to MKCPACESEYYEILKSKGKHSKELLLKCEECGNVYREIIAREKPVDVRIVISEFESSSKGFIKLYPDEELSLGDVLEFEDKKVEITSIETKRGGRTNKSNVNEINTIWASSLDIPARIGISVDFGGRIISKKVEVDRDFEFHVGDVIKLGNLIFRVNSIKTIERKVRKGFAKAYVTKRVYGKPLDKSVRYNYDLSSKLV